One genomic segment of Paenibacillus xylanexedens includes these proteins:
- a CDS encoding NAD(P)-dependent oxidoreductase, producing the protein MKILVLGATGRVGSHFVSNALRSNHHVTALVRSPEKVQINDDNFVLHQGNALVKEDIHHAIQGVDLVVSSLSTDGTTTLSQSMGHIVEAMAQERIKRIITIGTAGILESRTDPGLLRFQSPESKRKSTRAAEEHLEMYNTLKASELEWTIVCPTYLFDGESLGKYRVERDYLPDGGTSISVIDTAEFAYQQLMSDEYVQSRVGIAY; encoded by the coding sequence ATGAAAATTTTAGTGTTAGGAGCCACCGGACGGGTTGGAAGTCATTTCGTCTCTAATGCCCTACGTTCCAATCATCATGTAACTGCACTGGTTAGAAGCCCGGAAAAGGTACAAATCAACGATGACAATTTCGTTCTGCATCAAGGAAACGCTTTAGTCAAAGAGGATATTCATCACGCCATACAGGGTGTAGATCTCGTTGTTAGTTCCTTAAGTACCGATGGAACGACTACATTATCGCAATCCATGGGGCATATTGTTGAGGCTATGGCTCAGGAGCGTATCAAAAGAATCATTACCATTGGTACAGCAGGAATATTGGAAAGTCGAACGGATCCTGGCTTGCTTCGTTTTCAATCCCCTGAGTCCAAACGTAAGTCCACGCGAGCAGCTGAGGAGCATCTGGAGATGTACAACACTCTCAAGGCTTCAGAGTTAGAATGGACCATCGTGTGTCCTACCTACTTATTTGATGGAGAATCTCTTGGTAAGTACCGGGTTGAGCGCGACTATTTGCCTGACGGTGGAACTTCTATATCTGTAATCGATACTGCGGAGTTTGCTTATCAGCAATTAATGTCTGATGAGTATGTACAGTCTCGTGTAGGTATAGCCTACTAG
- a CDS encoding benzoate/H(+) symporter BenE family transporter: MKTASASLRGRDLISPVIAALISVIVNYGGTFILVFQAAKVAGLSPEMTASWIWSISIGVGVTGIWLSYRYKEPIITAWSTPGVAFLVSALAVTPYPEAIGAYMISAVGFIILGLSGMFERFVRLIPPGIASGLLAGILLQFGISAFGGAKVDPLLVIVLFAGYIVLRRFTSRYAIVGILAIGLIYLICMGKTDFSTIQLAVASPVFVVPAFSLNALLGVALPLFIITLTGQYMPGMLVLRNDGFKTSANPILAVTGLGSLLAAPFGSHAFNVAAITAAICTGKDAHEDSTKRYIAGIACGVFYIFVGIFGVTLAALFLILPATFIATLAGLALLGTIGGSLANALTDPKGRETALITFLATAANVTLLGVGGAFWGLFAGMMAHLLMNSKFPKKQFGTNK, encoded by the coding sequence ATGAAGACAGCATCCGCTTCGTTACGTGGCCGTGATTTGATATCGCCGGTTATAGCCGCTTTAATATCCGTAATTGTTAATTACGGGGGTACATTTATTCTTGTGTTTCAAGCTGCAAAAGTCGCTGGTTTAAGCCCGGAAATGACCGCTTCCTGGATTTGGTCCATCTCGATTGGGGTAGGCGTAACGGGAATTTGGCTCAGTTATCGATATAAGGAACCGATTATTACAGCTTGGTCTACACCGGGTGTGGCGTTTCTCGTTTCAGCATTAGCGGTAACCCCTTATCCAGAAGCTATTGGGGCTTACATGATTTCAGCAGTCGGATTTATTATTTTAGGTTTGTCAGGCATGTTTGAACGTTTCGTTCGACTTATTCCCCCGGGCATCGCTTCCGGATTGTTAGCTGGTATTTTACTACAGTTTGGTATTTCGGCCTTTGGAGGGGCGAAGGTAGATCCTTTGCTTGTGATTGTACTGTTTGCAGGCTATATCGTGCTAAGAAGGTTTACTTCCCGTTACGCCATTGTTGGCATATTGGCAATCGGTTTGATTTATTTGATATGCATGGGGAAAACAGACTTCAGTACGATCCAATTGGCGGTAGCATCGCCTGTATTTGTTGTTCCAGCATTTTCGTTAAATGCTTTACTTGGCGTTGCGCTACCGCTGTTCATTATTACCTTGACAGGGCAGTATATGCCCGGAATGCTTGTTCTGCGTAATGATGGATTCAAGACAAGTGCCAATCCTATTTTGGCCGTAACAGGTTTGGGTTCGCTTCTTGCAGCCCCATTCGGATCACATGCTTTTAATGTGGCAGCTATTACAGCAGCGATTTGTACAGGAAAGGATGCACATGAGGATTCAACCAAACGTTATATTGCAGGTATTGCTTGTGGTGTTTTTTATATTTTTGTCGGCATTTTTGGCGTAACATTGGCTGCTCTGTTTTTGATTCTTCCTGCTACCTTTATTGCAACATTAGCGGGACTGGCCTTACTTGGAACCATCGGTGGCAGTCTTGCCAATGCATTAACGGACCCTAAGGGACGTGAAACTGCATTGATTACGTTTTTGGCGACAGCAGCGAATGTGACTTTGCTTGGTGTCGGGGGTGCATTTTGGGGACTGTTTGCAGGAATGATGGCACATCTACTGATGAATAGTAAATTTCCCAAAAAACAATTTGGAACGAATAAATAA
- the glyA gene encoding serine hydroxymethyltransferase, with amino-acid sequence MKHLEKQDKVIGMAVQQELGRQRDTIELIASENFVSQAVMEATGSVLTNKYAEGYPGRRYYGGCEHVDTVEEIANSRLKALFGAEHANVQPHSGSQANMAVYFASVEIGDTILGMNLSQGGHLTHGSTVNFSGRFYNFVPYGVDAQTGRIDFDEVRKLAYKYRPRMIVAGGSAYPRTIEFELFAQIAAEVGALFFVDMAHIAGIVAAGLHPNPVPHAHFVSTTTHKTLRGPRGGAILCRDSWAKAIDKAVFPGTQGGPFMHVIAGKAVALGEALQSEFTTYIEGVLNNANVLAETLINEGLTLVSGGTDNHIVLVDLRTMGLTGKEAEALLDEVGITANKNAIPHDTASPLVTSGIRFGTPAMTSRGLGAREMKEIAQLIGLAFKNPKNSDVKKQILGNVREITSQFPLYEGLK; translated from the coding sequence ATGAAACATTTGGAGAAGCAAGATAAAGTAATAGGAATGGCTGTCCAGCAAGAGCTTGGAAGGCAGCGGGATACGATAGAACTGATTGCATCAGAGAATTTTGTAAGTCAAGCTGTGATGGAAGCAACAGGTTCGGTATTGACCAATAAATATGCGGAGGGGTATCCGGGTAGAAGATATTATGGCGGATGTGAGCATGTCGATACAGTCGAAGAGATAGCGAATAGCCGCCTTAAAGCACTTTTTGGCGCTGAACATGCGAATGTGCAGCCTCACTCCGGTTCTCAGGCCAACATGGCAGTATATTTTGCCTCGGTTGAGATTGGGGACACAATACTTGGCATGAATCTATCCCAAGGTGGTCATCTAACACACGGAAGTACTGTTAATTTTTCGGGTAGGTTTTACAATTTTGTTCCATATGGTGTCGATGCACAGACGGGCCGCATTGACTTTGACGAAGTACGTAAACTTGCTTATAAGTATCGTCCACGCATGATTGTTGCAGGTGGAAGTGCATACCCGCGGACCATTGAGTTTGAATTGTTTGCCCAGATTGCCGCCGAAGTGGGAGCTCTTTTCTTTGTAGATATGGCGCATATAGCAGGAATTGTTGCGGCAGGTTTGCATCCTAACCCGGTACCACATGCCCATTTTGTTTCAACCACCACACACAAGACCTTACGAGGACCACGAGGGGGAGCCATTTTGTGCCGGGACTCCTGGGCAAAGGCGATCGACAAAGCTGTATTCCCGGGAACCCAGGGTGGGCCATTCATGCACGTTATCGCGGGGAAAGCGGTGGCATTAGGCGAGGCATTGCAATCCGAGTTCACAACATATATTGAAGGTGTACTGAATAACGCCAACGTATTGGCAGAAACTTTAATAAATGAAGGACTCACCCTTGTATCGGGAGGAACAGATAATCATATCGTGTTGGTTGACTTACGAACTATGGGCCTTACAGGCAAAGAAGCCGAAGCTTTACTGGATGAAGTAGGGATTACGGCGAATAAAAATGCAATCCCTCACGATACGGCAAGTCCTTTGGTTACGAGCGGTATTCGTTTTGGAACTCCGGCTATGACTTCAAGAGGACTTGGAGCCAGGGAAATGAAAGAAATTGCTCAGCTGATAGGGCTTGCTTTTAAAAATCCAAAGAACTCAGATGTGAAAAAACAGATATTAGGAAATGTCCGTGAAATCACTTCGCAATTTCCTCTATATGAAGGGCTTAAATAG